In Bifidobacterium scardovii JCM 12489 = DSM 13734, the genomic stretch ATATGCGCGATGCGCGGGCGCAGCTTGATCAGCGATTGCACGGCCTTGCCGGTGCCTTCGCGCGCCTTCGTCTCCAGCAGACGGCCGACCAGCACGAGCGTGATCACCACGCCGACCGACTCGAAGTACGGTTCGCGCGACCCCTCGGGGAACGCGGACGAGGCCACGCACAGCGCGAGGCTGTACAGGTAGGCCGCGGTAGTGCCGAGCGACACCAGGGAGTTCATATCCGGGGCGCGGTGGATCAGCGCCGGCCAGCCGACGCGGTGGATCGGCGCCCCGCAGTAGAACATGACGGGCGTGATGAGCACGGCTTGCAGCCACGGGTTCATCAGCCACATCGGCACCAGATCGTGGTTGACGAGCGCCACCATCATCGGCACGAACACCGGCAGCGTCAGTATGGTGCCGACGGCCACGAGCTTGGTCAGATGCCTGATCTCCTTGGTACGCTCCTCGCTCTCCCGGCGTTCCGCGGCGAGGGCGTCGGTCGCGGGACTGGATGTGGGCGTGTGCGTGGCGGCGAGGGGCGCCGCGGGAGCTGCGGTTTCGTCGCTCTCTCCCGTGACGCGCAGCAGGCCGTGCACCATGTTCATGCCGCAGGCGAACGGGTACTCGCCTGCGGGCAGGGCCGGCAGCGCGACGTCGGTGCGTTCGTTGCCCGGCAGCATCGCATTGAGCCCCAGGTCGCCGAACACGACGTGCGAGGTGCACTCGCCGGTCTCCTGCCGGTCGAAGGTCAGCGTGATCGGCGTGCCGGCTTTCATCTCGACCACGGCGGGGGAGTAGCCGCCCTTGACCGTGATCGTCGCGGTCTGCACACCGTCGCCCATGGTGCCGGCGGTGCCGCGCTGCGGCAAGAAGAAGAATCGGAGAATCAGCCACGTCAGCGCCGCCGCGATGATCAGCGCCGCTGCGGTAAGAAAGATGTTGTCCATAACCACTCCTTGATGCTCCAATTCTATATCCATAAGCATTCTATACCCTATACCCCTACAGGGGTATATAATGGTCATATTCAGCTGAAAGGCAATCGGAAGGAGCGCCATGCACGGGTACGGTCACGACAAGGCCAAGGTCATCGCGCGGTTGCGGCGCATCGAGGGGCAGGTGCACGCCATCACGCAGATGGTGGAGGACGACAAGTACTGCATCGATGTGCTCACGCAGATTTCCGCGTCGAACTCGGCGCTCAAATCGGTGGCGCTGATCCTGCTGGACGACCATCTGAACCATTGCGTGCGGCAGGCCTCCGTCGAAGGCGGGGAGGTCGCCGACGAGAAGCTCGCCGAGGCCAGCGCGGCGATCGCGCGGCTGGTCAAGTCGTAGAGGGTCAGGTCGTAGAGGGTCCTGAAAAACGGGCCTCGCAACGCGTCCACGCCGTGCGCTTCACTGAACATATGTTCGATGTAATGACAGTGGCCGCGCTGGTCGCGGTGATGGTGGTCGCCGCGGCGTTGGGGGTTGCGGCAGGATTCCAGCTGGGCAAGTCGCGCGGTCAGGAACTGGCTCGGACGGCCAAATCCGAGGAATTGGAAGCGGCGAAGGAAGCCAGAGACGAGGCGCAGCGGCAGATCGCGCGGCTGAACGCGCAGTCCGCCGAATACCGGGCGCAGGTCGAGGGGCTGACGCAGCAGCTGTCCTTCGCGAAGTCGCAGCTCGCCCAGTCGCAGCAGGCCGAGCAGATCCGCATCCAGCATGAGCGCGACAAGGCCGCGGCCGAGGCGGAACGCCGCCACGAGGAGCAGGCCAAGGCGCTGAACGAGCAGAGTAAGGTGCTTTCGGCGCTCGCCCCTGTGCAGAAGAATCTCGACGCGCTGCAGAGCAAGGTCTCGCAGATCGAGGAGGGGCGCAAGCGCGAGATGGGCGCGCTCGGCGAGCAGCTCAAGGGCCTGGGGGAGCAGCAGGCGCGCTTGGACAAGGAGACGAGCTCGCTGTCCGCTGCGCTGCGCAACAACAAGGTGCGCGGCGCTTGGGGCGAGGCGCAGCTGAAGAACATCGTCGAATCCGCGGGCCTGCTGGAGCACGTCGACTTCGACACGCAGGTGGTGGTCACCGGCGCCGACGGCCGTATCCAGCGGCCGGATATGATCGTGCACCTGCCCGGCGGCAAGACGATTCCGATCGACGCGAAGGTGCCGTACGCGGATTACCAGCGCGCCTGCGAGATTCCGGACACCGCCTCACCCGAGGAGCTCGACCGCCGCGCGGATCTGCTGCGGGCGCACGCCCGGGCGCTGCGCGAGCACGTGAAGACGCTGGGCGACAAGGAATACTGGAACGCCTTCGACATCGCGCCCGACTTCGTGGTCGCGTTCATTCCCAACGAGGCGCTGCTGCAGGCCGCGCTGGAGGCCGACCCGACGCTGATGGACGATGCGTTCGCGCGCAAGGTGGCGCTGACCTCGCCGGTCACGCTGTGGGCGGTGCTCAAGTCCGTGGCCTACGCGTGGCAGCAGCAGAGCCTGACCGACGACGCGAAGCAGCTGTTCGACCTGTCCCGCGAGCTGTATGAGCGGTTTGCGGTGCTGGGTGACCGCGCCACCAAGCTCGGCGCGGCCATCACCAGAACGGTGGGAGCCTACAATCAGTTCGCCACGTCGCTGGAATCCCGCGTGCTGGTCACCGCGCGCAAGCTCCAGAAGATCGACGGCACGAAGATCATCGAGCCGGTGGAGATCATCGAGCCGGGCAAGGCCGATATCCGCGAGATCACCGCACCCGAGACCCAGCCCGAAGCCAACGAGGCCTGAGGGGGTCGGCTGCTGCCCCTCAGCGAGAGGGAGTTGCCACGGAGTGGTTGGTCCGGCTCTGGCTCCCCTCTATGAGGGGAGCTGTCGCAGAGCGACTGAGGGGAGCATTCCCGCAGGCGTCTGATCCCACCCGCTCTTCTCACTCCCTCATTGTTCCAGTCCTTTTTCTCCCCTCAGTCCGCTGCGCGGCCAGCTCCCCTCATAGAGGGGAGCCAACCCCAGTGCCAATCGTTTTGCGGCCGCTTTCCCCCTCTTGGAGGATCCTGAGCGGATGTACGACGAAAAAGTGATGACGACATATGCCGATTGCGCTCTAGTGTCGAGTTGTCGGTGCGTGGGCGAGTAGTGAAACCGGTTGTCTTGCCAATTGGATGGTTCCAATTGGCCATATTCGGTCTTGTTTCAAATCTCATGCACCGACAACTCGCATGTACGCATCAATGAGCCCGCACACGGGCCTGTTGAACGCCTCGAACGAGGCCAATACCGGACCGTGCGCCGGCCGCGTGCCGGCCGTGCACCGGCCTCGCACCCCAAACGCATGCGAAAGCGCTGCTTGACGAGCCGAAAC encodes the following:
- the rmuC gene encoding DNA recombination protein RmuC, giving the protein MFDVMTVAALVAVMVVAAALGVAAGFQLGKSRGQELARTAKSEELEAAKEARDEAQRQIARLNAQSAEYRAQVEGLTQQLSFAKSQLAQSQQAEQIRIQHERDKAAAEAERRHEEQAKALNEQSKVLSALAPVQKNLDALQSKVSQIEEGRKREMGALGEQLKGLGEQQARLDKETSSLSAALRNNKVRGAWGEAQLKNIVESAGLLEHVDFDTQVVVTGADGRIQRPDMIVHLPGGKTIPIDAKVPYADYQRACEIPDTASPEELDRRADLLRAHARALREHVKTLGDKEYWNAFDIAPDFVVAFIPNEALLQAALEADPTLMDDAFARKVALTSPVTLWAVLKSVAYAWQQQSLTDDAKQLFDLSRELYERFAVLGDRATKLGAAITRTVGAYNQFATSLESRVLVTARKLQKIDGTKIIEPVEIIEPGKADIREITAPETQPEANEA
- a CDS encoding metal-sensitive transcriptional regulator, which produces MHGYGHDKAKVIARLRRIEGQVHAITQMVEDDKYCIDVLTQISASNSALKSVALILLDDHLNHCVRQASVEGGEVADEKLAEASAAIARLVKS